GACGGGCGGCAGAGCGCAACGAATTCCGGATTGCCAGCTGGAAAGAACAGGTGGCCCCGGAGTTGAAAAAAACTATGACGGCAAAGGGAGCTTGACGAGGCGCTCCTCGAGATCCAGCAAGTAGGGTTCGGGATCACGCCG
Above is a window of Deinococcus malanensis DNA encoding:
- a CDS encoding helix-turn-helix domain-containing protein; translation: MIGRHLGIWYHSDHVRKLLHALGFTPQMPDGRAAERNEFRIASWKEQVAPELKKTMTAKGA